The following proteins are co-located in the Microbacterium immunditiarum genome:
- a CDS encoding helix-turn-helix domain-containing protein, whose product MSLSLDDAPQGVAADVWLGTISGDPQIGDLWLLSWDAQALGLVVVSGVAPTFVLGWPVTLPDAPTFPPAIRVEESPLGAVAVWPSRETGVGNHLLHRCFGTILSERTMHLLADAFENGTDPVLPFATANIGVEEREVASDQLVDAWEVINLNVWPVPRPGATPLDADLLRETGIRISDLTKILSMSVPAAVSLYNGEAVPTPAELRLLVDALGVPTEQLLRSQPDAEAVAMLAPGIKNDLVEITRRRAIGEEAARNLVRSEFALAARSDGDPHSRLVAAIQRVLHESDR is encoded by the coding sequence GTGTCTCTCAGCCTTGACGACGCCCCGCAGGGCGTCGCCGCTGACGTGTGGCTGGGCACCATCTCGGGCGACCCGCAGATCGGCGACCTGTGGCTGCTGTCCTGGGATGCGCAGGCGCTGGGCCTCGTGGTCGTATCGGGTGTCGCGCCGACCTTCGTCCTCGGCTGGCCGGTGACGCTGCCCGACGCTCCGACGTTTCCACCCGCGATCCGTGTCGAAGAGTCACCGCTCGGAGCGGTCGCGGTGTGGCCATCTCGCGAGACCGGAGTCGGCAACCACCTGCTCCATCGGTGCTTCGGCACCATCCTGTCGGAGCGGACCATGCACTTGCTCGCCGACGCCTTCGAGAACGGCACGGACCCAGTGCTCCCCTTCGCGACGGCAAATATCGGCGTGGAGGAGCGCGAGGTCGCGAGCGATCAGTTGGTCGACGCGTGGGAGGTAATCAACCTCAACGTCTGGCCCGTTCCTCGACCCGGCGCCACTCCGCTCGACGCAGACCTCCTCCGTGAAACCGGGATCCGCATCAGCGACCTGACAAAGATCCTGTCGATGTCGGTGCCCGCAGCAGTTTCCCTCTACAACGGCGAGGCAGTCCCGACGCCAGCAGAGCTTCGACTCCTCGTCGACGCCTTGGGTGTACCGACGGAGCAGCTACTTCGCTCCCAGCCGGACGCGGAAGCCGTAGCCATGCTCGCGCCCGGCATCAAGAACGACCTCGTGGAGATCACGCGACGGCGAGCGATCGGGGAAGAAGCCGCGCGAAACCTCGTCCGAAGCGAGTTCGCCCTCGCCGCACGATCAGATGGCGACCCGCACTCACGACTCGTTGCCGCCATCCAACGCGTCCTCCACGAGAGCGATCGGTGA
- a CDS encoding ImmA/IrrE family metallo-endopeptidase yields the protein MASEDELLDLVRMRNYRQVAIELIALEAGRDVFDIEALREDPEGALGGNDEITVEYDMSPRDGCSVFGYYRHVPAGQSMIFVHPSLTSERDRFTILHELGHHVQRQHLGWANVRHSLPSEIGAQLEERVADAFAAEVLIPASTVPADATWLSARTLAEVYTTVRASRAAVAMRAIEIAPEGEQATVIVTDHRGMVTFARASGDEVFAPARGRIQPGIAKMIESAFERGGSAIGPLDRGLEARSGWAQQDLQVEVALDDTWGYAFVVVRSAQRFGRKPTWDRIDDAECGNEACGTVFTVNEAVTICPACEVPKCPECGRCACEPKTSPVCDRCWLELTPAEQADPALHECP from the coding sequence GTGGCGTCCGAAGATGAGTTGTTGGACCTCGTTCGCATGAGGAACTACCGGCAGGTCGCGATCGAACTAATCGCCCTCGAAGCCGGTCGCGACGTGTTCGACATTGAGGCGCTGCGGGAAGACCCCGAAGGCGCGCTCGGCGGCAACGATGAGATCACTGTCGAATACGACATGAGCCCGCGCGACGGGTGCTCCGTCTTCGGCTACTACCGGCACGTCCCAGCTGGCCAATCGATGATCTTCGTCCACCCTTCCCTCACGAGCGAACGTGACCGCTTCACGATCCTGCACGAACTTGGCCACCACGTTCAACGGCAGCATCTCGGTTGGGCCAACGTCCGGCACTCCCTTCCAAGCGAAATCGGTGCACAACTCGAGGAGCGCGTCGCGGACGCGTTCGCCGCGGAAGTCCTCATCCCGGCGAGCACGGTCCCGGCCGACGCCACCTGGCTGTCCGCCCGCACCTTGGCTGAGGTCTACACAACGGTGCGCGCCTCACGCGCCGCGGTCGCGATGCGCGCAATCGAGATTGCCCCAGAGGGCGAGCAGGCGACCGTCATCGTCACGGATCACCGCGGCATGGTCACCTTCGCGCGGGCTTCCGGCGATGAGGTCTTTGCGCCTGCGCGTGGGCGAATTCAGCCGGGCATCGCGAAGATGATCGAAAGCGCATTCGAGCGTGGTGGATCCGCCATCGGGCCGCTGGACCGTGGCCTCGAAGCGCGGTCCGGATGGGCGCAGCAGGACTTGCAGGTCGAGGTCGCACTCGACGACACGTGGGGCTATGCCTTCGTGGTGGTCCGCTCCGCTCAGCGGTTCGGACGAAAGCCAACCTGGGATCGTATCGACGATGCCGAATGCGGCAACGAGGCATGCGGAACGGTGTTCACCGTTAACGAGGCCGTCACCATTTGCCCGGCCTGCGAGGTGCCCAAATGCCCGGAGTGCGGGAGGTGCGCATGCGAGCCCAAAACCAGCCCGGTCTGCGACCGGTGCTGGCTTGAACTGACCCCGGCCGAGCAGGCCGACCCGGCGCTCCACGAGTGCCCCTAG